In Kitasatospora sp. NA04385, a single genomic region encodes these proteins:
- a CDS encoding glycoside hydrolase family 5 protein, which produces MRVLRSAAALLLTAAAVLGTVSAGPPADRGPSGGGAPFDARRVSATTLPDGRTAFTDARGRVLDLRGFNLDKYDETTEADLRALAANGFGLVRIAVSWSRLEPVRGHYDRRQLARLGRLLDWAGKYRLYAVVDFHQDVYGQYFLGGDGGAPAWATRDDGLPFTPDPDDWFAGYFQPSVQAAFRHLYDDPDLRRAQSELYTAVARELRGKPALLGYDLFNEPFGPVDGDPADPAVLAAASAALERGRLAGMYRRLIDAVRRVDRDAWLFVEPTVLVGQGVPTSLPGFADPRPGADRIGYAPHFYDTAVEAGRDWDPSGGFVEAYTAAVTAYPRAHRLPVLVGEWGPPSAATPGNAELVRRQVAAMRTFAAGWTMWYWCRGTGGYCALTPDGRPAPGYGPVFTR; this is translated from the coding sequence GTGCGCGTCCTCCGCTCCGCCGCCGCCCTGCTGCTCACCGCCGCCGCCGTCCTCGGCACCGTCTCGGCCGGCCCGCCCGCCGACCGCGGCCCGTCCGGCGGCGGTGCCCCGTTCGACGCCCGCCGGGTCTCCGCCACCACCCTCCCCGACGGCCGCACCGCCTTCACCGACGCCCGCGGCCGCGTCCTGGACCTGCGCGGCTTCAACCTCGACAAGTACGACGAGACCACCGAGGCCGACCTGCGCGCGCTCGCCGCGAACGGCTTCGGCCTGGTCCGGATCGCGGTCTCCTGGTCCCGGCTGGAACCCGTCCGCGGCCACTACGACCGGCGGCAGCTCGCCCGGCTCGGCCGACTCCTCGACTGGGCCGGGAAGTACCGCCTGTACGCCGTCGTCGACTTCCACCAGGACGTCTACGGCCAGTACTTCCTCGGCGGCGACGGCGGCGCCCCCGCCTGGGCCACCCGCGACGACGGCCTGCCCTTCACCCCCGACCCGGACGACTGGTTCGCCGGCTACTTCCAGCCCTCCGTCCAGGCCGCCTTCCGCCACCTGTACGACGACCCCGACCTGCGGCGCGCCCAGTCCGAGCTGTACACCGCCGTCGCCCGCGAACTGCGCGGCAAGCCCGCCCTGCTCGGCTACGACCTGTTCAACGAGCCCTTCGGCCCGGTCGACGGCGACCCGGCCGACCCGGCCGTCCTGGCCGCCGCCTCCGCCGCCCTCGAACGGGGCCGGCTGGCCGGCATGTACCGCCGGCTGATCGACGCCGTGCGCCGGGTCGACCGCGACGCCTGGCTGTTCGTCGAACCCACCGTCCTGGTCGGCCAGGGCGTCCCCACGAGCCTGCCCGGCTTCGCCGACCCCCGCCCCGGGGCCGACCGGATCGGCTACGCCCCGCACTTCTACGACACCGCCGTCGAGGCCGGCCGGGACTGGGACCCGTCCGGCGGCTTCGTCGAGGCCTACACCGCCGCCGTCACCGCCTACCCCCGCGCCCACCGCCTCCCGGTCCTGGTCGGCGAGTGGGGCCCGCCCTCCGCCGCCACCCCCGGCAACGCCGAACTGGTCCGCCGCCAGGTCGCCGCCATGCGCACCTTCGCCGCCGGCTGGACCATGTGGTACTGGTGCCGCGGCACCGGCGGCTACTGCGCCCTCACCCCCGACGGCCGCCCCGCCCCCGGCTACGGCCCGGTCTTCACCCGGTGA
- a CDS encoding PrsW family glutamic-type intramembrane protease, which translates to MSGYGTTPPSYGNPSGRPNVPPPRRGTAEPTRYWLRILLIGLALWVAGVAVTFTTANSNLVPTVVLLGSFLVPAVFTVWAYERFASDVGPGRIMACFGIGGIIGVLGASVLETYLISPSVWMYLGVGLIEEAVKLFALVLVARGIPVRGLRHGLVLGAAVGAGFAAFESAGYAFNAVLTVHGLSLENLVETEVLRGLLAPVGHILWTGVLGGVLFRERRGPHFRFTAPVLLTYLGVSLLHALWDGMNGIAVWLVVRTTTTDLQRELFANGYLPHPTQRQVHLYTLYDVLGLVVVALLGLLWLRLLVRREERAPAGA; encoded by the coding sequence ATGTCCGGTTACGGCACGACACCCCCGAGTTACGGCAACCCGAGCGGCCGCCCGAACGTGCCCCCGCCCCGCCGGGGCACCGCCGAGCCGACCCGCTACTGGCTGCGGATCCTGCTGATCGGCCTGGCCCTGTGGGTGGCCGGCGTGGCGGTCACCTTCACCACCGCCAACAGCAACCTGGTGCCGACCGTCGTCCTGCTCGGCAGCTTCCTGGTCCCGGCCGTCTTCACCGTCTGGGCGTACGAGCGGTTCGCCTCCGACGTCGGCCCGGGCCGGATCATGGCCTGCTTCGGCATCGGCGGGATCATCGGCGTGCTGGGCGCCTCGGTGCTGGAGACGTACCTGATCTCGCCCTCGGTGTGGATGTACCTCGGGGTCGGCCTGATCGAGGAGGCGGTCAAGCTCTTCGCGCTGGTGCTGGTGGCCCGCGGCATCCCGGTGCGCGGCCTGCGGCACGGCCTGGTGCTGGGCGCCGCGGTCGGCGCGGGCTTCGCCGCCTTCGAGAGCGCCGGCTACGCGTTCAACGCGGTGCTGACCGTCCACGGCCTGTCGCTGGAGAACCTGGTGGAGACCGAGGTGCTGCGCGGCCTGCTCGCCCCGGTCGGCCACATCCTGTGGACCGGCGTCCTCGGCGGCGTGCTGTTCCGCGAGCGGCGCGGCCCGCACTTCCGCTTCACCGCCCCGGTCCTGCTCACCTACCTGGGCGTCTCGCTGCTGCACGCGCTGTGGGACGGCATGAACGGCATCGCGGTCTGGCTGGTGGTCCGCACCACCACCACCGACCTGCAGCGGGAGCTGTTCGCCAACGGCTACCTGCCGCACCCCACTCAGCGGCAGGTGCACCTGTACACGCTGTACGACGTCCTCGGGCTGGTCGTCGTCGCGCTGCTCGGCCTGCTGTGGCTGCGCCTGCTGGTGCGCCGCGAGGAGCGGGCGCCCGCCGGGGCCTGA
- a CDS encoding bifunctional 3'-5' exonuclease/DNA polymerase, which translates to MWPTADTAYGPLLAALPERLARCHDLRLTEALLLGLEGRFGAPRSLGAAWSRLRGLPVPADLPEGALPDEDGLFAPDRLQLPPGTDQLAATVAVHAEQLRRLAAIADPAARSRLRLLVAAESAGALLACEMAHDGLPWRSDVHDALLTELLGPRPAVPGTPPAKLAELALEVQRELGARPFNLDSHTQVIKAFADRGVQLSSTRSWELKSVDHPAAALMVRYKELSRLHAAHGWAWQAAWARGGRFRPEYVVGGVVTGRWASRGGGALQIPRTMRRAVLADPGWLLVVADAAQLEPRVLAALSGDAGLARTAAGGDLYAALAASAFQGDREKAKLGLLGAMYGQTGGGIGPLLNTLHRRYPAAMGYVEAAARTGEDGGVVSSRLGRVCPPPSADWLDLTEAPESGEAGGRSARARGRFTRNFVIQGSGADWALALLAALRRRLTALRSGEDRPHLVFFQHDEVVVHTPADLADAVAAAVAGAAEEATALVFGDTPVRFPLTTAVVDCYGDAK; encoded by the coding sequence GTGTGGCCGACGGCCGACACCGCGTACGGCCCGCTGCTGGCCGCGCTGCCCGAGCGGCTGGCGCGCTGCCACGACCTGCGGCTGACGGAGGCGCTGCTGCTGGGCCTGGAGGGCCGGTTCGGGGCGCCGCGCTCGCTGGGCGCGGCCTGGTCGCGGCTGCGCGGGCTGCCGGTGCCGGCGGACCTGCCGGAGGGCGCGCTGCCCGACGAGGACGGCCTGTTCGCCCCGGACCGGCTCCAGCTGCCGCCGGGGACGGACCAGCTGGCGGCCACCGTGGCGGTGCACGCCGAGCAGCTGCGGCGGCTCGCGGCGATCGCCGACCCGGCGGCCCGCTCCCGGCTGCGGCTGCTGGTGGCGGCCGAGTCGGCGGGCGCGCTGCTGGCCTGCGAGATGGCGCACGACGGGCTGCCCTGGCGCTCCGACGTGCACGACGCGCTGCTGACCGAGCTGCTGGGCCCGCGCCCGGCGGTCCCGGGCACGCCGCCGGCGAAGCTGGCCGAACTGGCCCTGGAGGTGCAGCGGGAGCTGGGCGCCCGCCCGTTCAACCTGGACTCGCACACCCAGGTGATCAAGGCGTTCGCGGACCGCGGCGTCCAGCTGTCCTCGACCCGCTCCTGGGAGCTGAAGTCGGTGGACCACCCGGCGGCGGCCCTGATGGTCCGCTACAAGGAGCTGTCCCGGCTGCACGCGGCGCACGGCTGGGCCTGGCAGGCGGCCTGGGCGCGCGGCGGCCGGTTCCGCCCGGAGTACGTGGTGGGCGGCGTGGTGACGGGCCGCTGGGCCTCGCGCGGCGGCGGCGCGCTGCAGATCCCGCGCACCATGCGCCGCGCGGTGCTGGCCGACCCGGGCTGGCTGCTGGTGGTCGCGGACGCGGCGCAGCTGGAGCCGCGGGTGCTGGCCGCCCTCTCGGGCGACGCGGGCCTGGCCCGGACGGCGGCCGGCGGCGACCTGTACGCGGCGCTCGCCGCGAGCGCCTTCCAGGGCGACCGGGAGAAGGCGAAGCTGGGCCTGCTGGGCGCGATGTACGGCCAGACCGGCGGCGGCATCGGCCCGCTGCTGAACACGCTGCACCGGCGCTACCCGGCGGCGATGGGGTACGTGGAGGCGGCGGCCCGCACCGGGGAGGACGGCGGGGTGGTCTCCTCCCGGCTGGGCCGGGTCTGCCCGCCGCCCTCGGCGGACTGGCTGGACCTGACGGAGGCCCCGGAGTCCGGCGAGGCGGGCGGCCGCTCGGCCCGCGCCCGGGGCCGCTTCACCCGCAACTTCGTGATCCAGGGCAGCGGCGCGGACTGGGCGCTGGCCCTGCTCGCCGCGCTGCGCCGCCGGCTGACCGCGCTGCGCTCCGGCGAGGACCGGCCGCACCTGGTGTTCTTCCAGCACGACGAGGTGGTGGTGCACACCCCGGCCGACCTGGCGGACGCGGTGGCCGCCGCCGTCGCCGGGGCCGCCGAGGAGGCCACCGCCCTGGTCTTCGGCGACACCCCGGTCCGCTTCCCGCTGACCACCGCCGTGGTCGACTGCTACGGCGACGCCAAGTGA
- a CDS encoding cation-translocating P-type ATPase, protein MSTTTDPAAAPRDRVELSIGGMTCASCAARIEKKLNRIDGVEASVNYATEKARVDFGPGTSVADLIATVEATGYTAALPPPPAAPEPPAEPAREPDPLRERLLVSAVLSLPVVLLSMVPALQFDDWQWLAFALTGPVVVYGGLPFHRAAWTNARHGAATMDTLVSLGTLAAFGWSVWALFLGDAGMPGMRHSFTLTVGGADASSALYLETAAAVTTLILLGRWLEARSKRRAGAALKALLELGAKDVAVLRDGREVRVPVAQLAVGDRFVVRPGEKVATDGRVVEGSSAVDASMLTGESVPVEVAVGDAVTGATVNAGGRLVVEATRIGSDTQLARMAKLVEDAQNGKAAAQRLADRISAVFVPIVILIALGTLVGWLLATDNPAEAFTAAVAVLIIACPCALGLATPTALLVGTGRGAQLGILIKGPEVLENTRRIDTVLLDKTGTVTTGRMTLLAIHTTDNTTEDQALRLAGALEHASEHPIAQAIATAARERLGTLPPVQNFTNTPGHGVHGTIDGHTVVAGRETLLTTPLPADLATAKTAAEHAGHTAITIGWDNTAHAVLEIADAVKPTSAQAVTDLRALGLHPLLLTGDNHTTAQSVAAQIGIPAHDVIADVLPQDKLTTVRRLQTEGHTVAMIGDGINDAAALAQADLGLALGTGTDAAIQAADLTLVRGDLRTAADAIRLSRRTLTTIKGNLFWAFAYNLAALPLAATGLLNPMIAGAAMAFSSVFVVTNSLRLRTFRPAG, encoded by the coding sequence ATGAGCACCACCACCGACCCCGCGGCCGCCCCGCGCGACCGCGTCGAGCTGTCCATCGGCGGCATGACCTGCGCGTCCTGCGCTGCCCGGATCGAGAAGAAGCTCAACCGGATCGACGGCGTCGAGGCCAGCGTCAACTACGCGACCGAGAAGGCCCGGGTGGACTTCGGCCCCGGCACCAGCGTCGCCGACCTGATCGCCACCGTCGAGGCCACCGGCTACACCGCCGCGCTCCCGCCGCCGCCCGCCGCGCCCGAGCCCCCGGCCGAACCCGCCCGGGAGCCGGACCCCCTGCGCGAACGGCTGCTGGTCAGCGCCGTGCTCAGCCTCCCCGTCGTGCTGCTCTCGATGGTCCCGGCCCTGCAGTTCGACGACTGGCAGTGGCTGGCGTTCGCCCTCACCGGCCCGGTCGTGGTGTACGGCGGCCTGCCGTTCCACCGGGCCGCCTGGACCAACGCCCGGCACGGCGCGGCCACCATGGACACCCTGGTCTCGCTCGGCACCCTGGCCGCGTTCGGCTGGTCGGTGTGGGCGCTGTTCCTCGGCGACGCCGGGATGCCCGGGATGCGGCACTCCTTCACGCTCACCGTCGGCGGCGCCGACGCCTCCTCCGCGCTCTACCTGGAGACCGCGGCCGCCGTCACCACCCTGATCCTGCTCGGCCGCTGGCTGGAGGCCCGTTCCAAGCGCCGGGCCGGCGCCGCGCTGAAGGCCCTGCTGGAGCTCGGTGCCAAGGACGTCGCCGTGCTGCGCGACGGCCGGGAGGTCCGCGTGCCGGTGGCGCAGCTCGCCGTCGGGGACCGGTTCGTGGTGCGCCCGGGTGAGAAGGTGGCCACCGACGGGAGGGTGGTGGAGGGCAGTTCGGCGGTGGACGCCTCGATGCTGACCGGCGAGTCGGTGCCGGTCGAGGTGGCCGTCGGGGACGCCGTCACCGGCGCGACCGTCAACGCGGGCGGCCGGCTGGTCGTCGAGGCCACCCGGATCGGCTCCGACACCCAACTCGCCCGGATGGCCAAGCTGGTGGAGGACGCCCAGAACGGCAAGGCCGCCGCCCAACGCCTCGCCGACCGGATCTCCGCCGTCTTCGTGCCAATCGTGATCCTGATCGCCCTCGGCACCCTGGTCGGCTGGCTGCTGGCCACCGACAACCCCGCCGAGGCGTTCACCGCGGCGGTCGCGGTGCTGATCATCGCCTGCCCGTGCGCCCTCGGCCTGGCCACCCCCACCGCCCTGCTCGTCGGCACCGGACGCGGCGCCCAACTCGGCATCCTCATCAAAGGCCCCGAAGTCCTGGAGAACACCCGCCGGATCGACACCGTCCTCCTCGACAAAACCGGCACCGTCACCACCGGCCGCATGACCCTCCTCGCCATCCACACCACCGACAACACCACCGAGGACCAAGCCCTACGCCTGGCCGGCGCCCTCGAACACGCCTCCGAACACCCCATCGCCCAAGCCATCGCCACCGCCGCCCGAGAACGCCTCGGCACCCTCCCCCCCGTCCAGAACTTCACCAACACCCCCGGCCACGGCGTCCACGGCACCATCGACGGCCACACCGTGGTCGCCGGACGCGAAACACTCCTCACCACCCCCCTGCCCGCAGACCTCGCCACCGCGAAAACCGCCGCCGAACACGCCGGACACACCGCCATCACCATCGGCTGGGACAACACCGCCCACGCCGTCCTGGAAATCGCCGACGCCGTCAAACCCACCAGCGCCCAAGCCGTCACCGACCTGCGCGCCCTCGGCCTGCACCCCCTCCTGCTCACCGGCGACAACCACACCACCGCCCAATCCGTCGCCGCCCAGATCGGCATCCCCGCCCACGACGTCATCGCCGACGTCCTCCCCCAGGACAAACTCACCACCGTCCGACGCCTCCAAACCGAAGGCCACACCGTCGCCATGATCGGCGACGGCATCAACGACGCCGCCGCCCTCGCCCAGGCCGACCTCGGCCTCGCCCTCGGCACCGGCACCGACGCCGCCATCCAAGCCGCCGACCTCACCCTCGTACGCGGCGACCTGCGCACCGCCGCCGACGCCATCCGCCTCTCCCGCCGCACCCTCACCACCATCAAAGGCAACCTCTTCTGGGCCTTCGCCTACAACCTCGCCGCCCTCCCCCTCGCCGCCACCGGACTCCTCAACCCCATGATCGCCGGCGCCGCCATGGCCTTCTCCTCCGTCTTCGTCGTCACCAACAGCCTGCGACTGCGCACCTTCCGACCGGCCGGGTAG
- a CDS encoding SDR family NAD(P)-dependent oxidoreductase has protein sequence MARNVVVTGGGTGIGLEVARRFAAAGERVVIVGRRPGVLDQAAQELGPNVTPLVCDLADPDAVEAALDALPARIDVLVNNAGSRETVLGAGPHAVLARWRGDFERNVLTAVLLTESVRDRFTPGSGRVVTVSSIAALRGAGSYGAAKASLHAWNHFLAAQLGPSGITANIVAPGTVAGTEFFGPRLDDAEVARRSARTLLGRIGESGEVAAAVYFLASAEAGFITGEILHCNGGELLGR, from the coding sequence ATGGCCAGGAACGTCGTAGTCACCGGTGGGGGCACCGGCATCGGCCTGGAGGTGGCCCGGCGCTTCGCCGCGGCCGGCGAGCGCGTGGTGATCGTCGGCCGCCGCCCCGGCGTCCTCGACCAGGCCGCGCAGGAACTCGGCCCGAACGTCACCCCGCTGGTGTGCGACCTCGCCGACCCGGACGCGGTGGAGGCCGCGCTGGACGCGCTGCCCGCCCGGATCGACGTCCTGGTCAACAACGCCGGCAGCCGGGAGACCGTGCTCGGCGCCGGACCGCACGCGGTGCTGGCCCGCTGGCGCGGCGACTTCGAGCGCAACGTGCTGACCGCGGTGCTGCTCACCGAGTCCGTCCGCGACCGCTTCACCCCCGGCTCCGGCCGGGTGGTCACCGTCTCCTCCATCGCCGCGCTGCGCGGCGCGGGCTCCTACGGGGCCGCGAAGGCCTCCCTGCACGCCTGGAACCACTTCCTGGCCGCCCAGCTCGGCCCGTCCGGGATCACCGCCAACATCGTCGCCCCGGGGACGGTCGCGGGCACCGAGTTCTTCGGGCCGCGGCTGGACGACGCCGAGGTGGCGCGGCGCTCGGCGCGGACGCTGCTCGGGCGGATCGGCGAGTCGGGCGAGGTCGCGGCCGCCGTGTACTTCCTCGCCTCGGCGGAGGCGGGGTTCATCACCGGGGAGATCCTGCACTGCAACGGCGGGGAACTGCTCGGACGCTGA
- a CDS encoding TetR family transcriptional regulator, whose amino-acid sequence MTTEPRREQLLNAADRVVQREGPNASMNAIAAEAGITKPILYRHFGDRNGLIGALTQRHTAGLLAAVRSALNEPLERRDRVEHVLDVYLAAIESRPQVYRLLTHPEPGDPTGAGNALAPALRQIAEEITRAIQQQIDLGRDGPLLSETWGRSITGMVLAAGDWWLETRPCPRARMVQALADLLWGRLSAAADLPPMLAAPEV is encoded by the coding sequence ATGACCACCGAACCCCGCCGCGAACAACTGCTCAACGCCGCCGACCGGGTCGTCCAGCGCGAGGGCCCGAACGCCAGCATGAACGCGATCGCCGCCGAGGCGGGCATCACCAAGCCCATCCTGTACCGGCACTTCGGCGACCGGAACGGGCTGATCGGCGCGTTGACGCAGCGCCACACCGCCGGGCTGCTGGCCGCCGTCCGCTCGGCCCTCAACGAACCGCTGGAGCGCCGCGACCGGGTCGAGCACGTGCTGGACGTCTACCTGGCCGCGATCGAGTCCCGCCCGCAGGTGTACCGGCTGCTCACCCACCCCGAGCCCGGCGACCCCACCGGCGCGGGCAACGCGCTGGCGCCCGCGCTGCGGCAGATCGCCGAGGAGATCACCCGGGCCATCCAGCAGCAGATCGACCTCGGCCGGGACGGCCCGCTGCTCTCCGAGACCTGGGGGCGCTCGATCACCGGCATGGTGCTGGCCGCCGGCGACTGGTGGCTGGAGACCCGCCCCTGCCCGCGCGCCCGGATGGTGCAGGCCCTGGCCGACCTGCTGTGGGGCCGGCTCTCCGCGGCCGCCGACCTGCCGCCGATGCTGGCCGCCCCGGAGGTCTGA
- a CDS encoding heavy-metal-associated domain-containing protein, whose protein sequence is MPSTVTYTVSGMSCGHCEKAINGEVSALPGVTAVAADASTGTVTVTAEPAPSDEQVAAAVDEAGYELVGRAS, encoded by the coding sequence ATGCCCAGCACCGTCACCTACACCGTCAGCGGAATGAGCTGCGGCCACTGCGAGAAGGCGATCAACGGCGAGGTCTCCGCGCTGCCCGGCGTCACCGCGGTCGCCGCCGACGCCTCGACCGGCACCGTCACCGTCACCGCCGAACCCGCCCCCAGCGACGAGCAGGTCGCCGCCGCCGTGGACGAGGCCGGCTACGAACTGGTCGGCCGGGCCTCCTGA
- a CDS encoding PP2C family protein-serine/threonine phosphatase — protein MHLRRADGGSVDRTDALPPSRQRNALRAADLQDLSLLRRAAPALVAIAIVSVADYLSGQDRYLAPLMVVVPSVAALTLRPRELLAVCFLGLLALLGLSRYDQVDNLADNRFLYGAMVSYVAVTALSAGIAELRMRRASAFAAVSSVAEAAQRALLRQPEPVVGPLRLAVRYVSAADAARIGGDLYSVLDTPYGTRVLVGDVRGKGLGAVQTAAVVLGAFREAAYDEEQLPAVAGRIEASMHRHVPDGEFTTAVFAAFREPGSVDLLHLGHVPPLRVHADGTVEAVEFADPWVPLGLGHLVAGRPSPTAVPFGPRDVLVLCTDGVVEARGARGGEFYPLAERAGPLVRDGWRSLADLDAAVARLYADLRAHTGGELGDDALLLLVTRPGPDAQSQGRTGPSPGPHLASP, from the coding sequence GTGCACCTTCGACGCGCGGACGGCGGGTCGGTCGACCGGACCGACGCGCTGCCGCCCAGCCGGCAGCGCAACGCCCTGCGGGCGGCCGACCTGCAGGACCTCTCCCTGCTGCGGCGCGCCGCGCCCGCCCTGGTCGCCATCGCGATCGTCTCGGTCGCCGACTACCTCTCCGGGCAGGACCGCTACCTCGCCCCGCTGATGGTCGTCGTCCCCTCGGTCGCCGCGCTCACCCTGCGGCCGCGCGAACTGCTCGCGGTCTGCTTCCTCGGCCTGCTGGCGCTGCTCGGCCTCAGCCGCTACGACCAGGTCGACAACCTCGCCGACAACCGCTTCCTGTACGGCGCGATGGTCAGCTACGTCGCGGTCACCGCGCTCAGCGCGGGCATCGCCGAGCTGCGGATGCGACGAGCCTCGGCCTTCGCGGCCGTCAGCTCGGTCGCGGAGGCCGCCCAGCGCGCCCTGCTGCGCCAGCCCGAACCGGTGGTCGGACCGCTGCGGCTGGCCGTGCGGTACGTCTCCGCCGCGGACGCCGCCCGGATCGGCGGCGACCTGTACTCCGTCCTCGACACCCCGTACGGCACCCGGGTGCTGGTCGGCGACGTCCGCGGCAAGGGGCTCGGGGCGGTGCAGACCGCCGCCGTGGTGCTCGGCGCGTTCCGGGAGGCCGCGTACGACGAGGAGCAGCTGCCCGCGGTGGCCGGGCGGATCGAGGCCAGCATGCACCGGCACGTGCCCGACGGGGAGTTCACCACCGCGGTGTTCGCCGCCTTCCGCGAACCCGGCAGCGTCGACCTGCTGCACCTGGGCCACGTCCCGCCGCTGCGGGTGCACGCCGACGGGACGGTCGAGGCGGTCGAGTTCGCCGACCCCTGGGTGCCGCTCGGCCTCGGCCACCTGGTCGCCGGCCGGCCCAGCCCCACCGCCGTGCCGTTCGGCCCGCGGGACGTCCTGGTGCTGTGCACCGACGGCGTGGTCGAGGCCAGGGGCGCCCGCGGCGGCGAGTTCTACCCGCTGGCCGAGCGCGCCGGGCCGCTGGTGCGCGACGGCTGGCGCTCGCTGGCCGACCTCGACGCCGCCGTCGCCCGCCTGTACGCGGACCTGCGGGCGCACACCGGCGGCGAACTCGGCGACGACGCGCTGCTGCTCCTCGTCACCCGGCCCGGGCCGGACGCGCAGAGCCAGGGCCGCACCGGGCCCTCACCGGGCCCTCACTTGGCGTCGCCGTAG
- a CDS encoding M3 family metallopeptidase, which yields MSDNPFFSPSTLVYELPPFAEIREEHYRPAFERGMADQLAETAAIAADPEPPTFDNTVVALERSGAVLRRVTAAFFNQDSADTTPGIQELDAEISPRLAAHADAIHLDAALFARLDALHGARHGLGLDAESLRLLERRHTAFVRAGARLDADGQRRLREINARLAADAAAFRKNTHDASLAGAVAVDSAAALDGLSDTEVAAAAENARALGQDGRWVLSLKNFSNQSELARLTDRALRERLLTSSLRRGLDTNGPLAARMAALRAERAALLGHPTHASYVVADETAGTVEAVGAMLGRLVAPAVANAEREAADLAAAAAADGIAELAAHDWAFYAEKVRAERYEVDTAALRPYFELERVLRDGVFHAANLAYGLAFTERPDLRAYHPDARVFEVFDADGSALGLFIGDFHARESKRGGAWMNELVPQSRLLGTRPVVVNNLNIAHPAPGEAALLSWDEVRTLFHEFGHALHGLFSDVRYPSFAGTEVPRDFVEFPSQVNEMWMTRPEVLANYARHHVTGEPLDAAVVERMLAAENYGQGFRTVEYLSAALLDWAWHTRGADDPVVADAEEFEARALAEAGVAVAAVPPRYRTGYFNHVFSNGYSAGYYAYIWSEVLDAETVEWFGADGRGVRESGQLFRERLLSRGGSRDALECVREVLGREPEIGPLLARRGLE from the coding sequence ATGAGCGACAATCCCTTCTTCTCGCCCAGCACCCTGGTGTACGAGCTCCCGCCCTTCGCCGAGATCCGGGAAGAGCACTACCGCCCCGCCTTCGAGCGGGGCATGGCCGACCAGCTCGCCGAGACCGCCGCGATCGCCGCGGACCCCGAGCCGCCGACCTTCGACAACACCGTGGTGGCGCTGGAGCGTTCGGGAGCGGTGCTGCGCCGGGTGACGGCGGCCTTCTTCAACCAGGACTCCGCCGACACCACCCCCGGCATCCAGGAGCTCGACGCCGAGATCAGCCCCCGGCTGGCCGCGCACGCCGACGCGATCCACCTCGACGCCGCGCTGTTCGCCCGCCTGGACGCCCTGCACGGAGCGCGGCACGGACTCGGCCTGGACGCCGAGTCGCTGCGGCTGCTGGAGCGCCGGCACACCGCCTTCGTCCGGGCCGGGGCCCGCCTGGACGCCGACGGCCAGCGGCGGCTGCGCGAGATCAACGCCCGCCTCGCCGCCGACGCGGCCGCGTTCCGCAAGAACACCCACGACGCCTCGCTGGCCGGTGCCGTCGCGGTGGACAGCGCCGCCGCCCTCGACGGCCTCTCCGACACCGAGGTCGCCGCCGCCGCCGAGAACGCCCGCGCGCTCGGCCAGGACGGCCGCTGGGTGCTCAGCCTGAAGAACTTCTCCAACCAGAGCGAACTCGCCCGGCTCACCGACCGCGCGCTGCGCGAGCGCCTGCTGACCTCCTCGCTGCGCCGCGGCCTCGACACCAACGGCCCGCTCGCCGCCCGGATGGCCGCGCTGCGCGCCGAACGCGCCGCGCTGCTCGGCCACCCCACCCACGCCTCGTACGTGGTCGCCGACGAGACCGCCGGCACCGTCGAGGCGGTGGGCGCGATGCTCGGCCGCTTGGTCGCTCCCGCCGTCGCCAACGCCGAGCGCGAGGCCGCCGACCTGGCGGCCGCCGCGGCCGCCGACGGGATCGCCGAACTGGCCGCCCACGACTGGGCGTTCTACGCCGAGAAGGTGCGCGCCGAGCGCTACGAGGTGGACACCGCGGCGCTGCGGCCCTACTTCGAGCTGGAGCGGGTGCTGCGCGACGGCGTCTTCCACGCGGCGAACCTCGCCTACGGGCTGGCCTTCACCGAGCGGCCCGACCTGCGGGCGTACCACCCCGACGCCCGGGTCTTCGAGGTGTTCGACGCGGACGGCTCCGCGCTCGGCCTGTTCATCGGGGACTTCCACGCCCGGGAGTCCAAGCGCGGCGGCGCCTGGATGAACGAACTGGTGCCCCAGTCGCGGCTGCTGGGCACCCGCCCGGTGGTCGTCAACAACCTCAACATCGCGCACCCGGCGCCCGGCGAGGCCGCGCTGCTCAGCTGGGACGAGGTGCGCACCCTGTTCCACGAGTTCGGGCACGCCCTGCACGGGCTGTTCTCGGACGTCCGCTACCCGTCCTTCGCCGGGACGGAGGTGCCGCGCGACTTCGTCGAGTTCCCGTCCCAGGTCAACGAGATGTGGATGACCAGGCCCGAGGTGCTGGCCAACTACGCCCGCCACCACGTCACCGGGGAGCCGCTGGACGCCGCCGTGGTGGAGCGGATGCTCGCCGCCGAGAACTACGGGCAGGGCTTCCGGACCGTCGAGTACCTGTCGGCGGCGCTGCTCGACTGGGCCTGGCACACCCGCGGCGCGGACGACCCGGTCGTCGCGGACGCGGAGGAGTTCGAGGCGCGGGCGCTCGCCGAGGCGGGCGTCGCGGTCGCGGCGGTGCCGCCGCGCTACCGCACCGGGTACTTCAACCACGTGTTCTCGAACGGGTACAGCGCCGGGTACTACGCGTACATCTGGTCCGAGGTGCTGGACGCGGAGACGGTCGAGTGGTTCGGCGCGGACGGGCGCGGGGTGCGGGAGAGCGGGCAGCTGTTCCGGGAGCGGCTGCTGTCGCGGGGCGGCAGCCGGGACGCGCTGGAGTGCGTGCGGGAGGTGCTGGGGCGGGAGCCGGAGATCGGGCCGCTGCTCGCCCGGCGGGGCCTGGAGTAG